In Tamandua tetradactyla isolate mTamTet1 chromosome 7, mTamTet1.pri, whole genome shotgun sequence, the following are encoded in one genomic region:
- the TMEM52B gene encoding transmembrane protein 52B isoform X2: MGVQPHALTTSVLVFFILLPGARCEENCVNTEQLLVAIGGLLLLCGLASMCFRCCCLGHQQNGEDGGPPPYEVTVIAFEHDSTLQSTITSLQSVFGPAARRILAVAHSHSNLSQFPSSLDTLPGYEEALHMSRFTVARCGQKAPDLPPVPEEKQLPPKEKGSPRIEHSSN; this comes from the exons ATGGGAGTCCAACCCCATGCCTTGACCACCTCTGTCCTTGTGTTTTTCATCCTG CTTCCTGGGGCAAGATGTGAAGAAAACTGTGTCAACACTGAACA GTTGCTCGTGGCAATTGGAGGGCTGCTTCTCCTGTGCGGCCTGGCATCCATGTGCTTCCGGTGCTGCTGTCTCGGTCACCAGCAAAATGGGGAAGATGGAGGCCCACCACCCTATGAAGTCACAGTCATTGCCTTCGAACATGACAGCACTCTCCAGAGCACTATCACTT CCCTGCAATCAGTATTTGGCCCCGCAGCTCGAAGAATCCTGGCTGTGGCTCACTCCCACAGCAACCTCAGCCAATTTCCCTCCTCTTTGGACACCCTCCCAGGGTATGAAGAAGCTCTTCACATGAGTCGCTTCACCGTAGCAAGGTGTGGGCAGAAAGCACCTGACCTACCTCCGGTGCCAGAAGAAAAGCAGCTGCCTCCAAAGGAGAAGGGGTCTCCTCGAATAGAACACTCTTCAAATTGA
- the TMEM52B gene encoding transmembrane protein 52B isoform X1, translated as MILEKQEFSPMGVQPHALTTSVLVFFILLPGARCEENCVNTEHCLTTDWVHLWYIWLLVAIGGLLLLCGLASMCFRCCCLGHQQNGEDGGPPPYEVTVIAFEHDSTLQSTITSLQSVFGPAARRILAVAHSHSNLSQFPSSLDTLPGYEEALHMSRFTVARCGQKAPDLPPVPEEKQLPPKEKGSPRIEHSSN; from the exons ATGATCCTGGAGAAACAGGAGTTCAGCCCAATGGGAGTCCAACCCCATGCCTTGACCACCTCTGTCCTTGTGTTTTTCATCCTG CTTCCTGGGGCAAGATGTGAAGAAAACTGTGTCAACACTGAACA tTGCCTAACCACAGACTGGGTGCACCTCTGGTATATATG GTTGCTCGTGGCAATTGGAGGGCTGCTTCTCCTGTGCGGCCTGGCATCCATGTGCTTCCGGTGCTGCTGTCTCGGTCACCAGCAAAATGGGGAAGATGGAGGCCCACCACCCTATGAAGTCACAGTCATTGCCTTCGAACATGACAGCACTCTCCAGAGCACTATCACTT CCCTGCAATCAGTATTTGGCCCCGCAGCTCGAAGAATCCTGGCTGTGGCTCACTCCCACAGCAACCTCAGCCAATTTCCCTCCTCTTTGGACACCCTCCCAGGGTATGAAGAAGCTCTTCACATGAGTCGCTTCACCGTAGCAAGGTGTGGGCAGAAAGCACCTGACCTACCTCCGGTGCCAGAAGAAAAGCAGCTGCCTCCAAAGGAGAAGGGGTCTCCTCGAATAGAACACTCTTCAAATTGA